The window GCTATGATGCAGTAGTTACAGACTTCATAACTGGACGCGAAGCAATCGGCGCTGGAATGAACTTAGAAGGTAGAGAACTTTTAGATCGTAGTGAACAAGCTATTGCAGTAGCAAAAGGTAACGAAGCACTAACGAAGGCAATTAGTGAAGCTTTAGAAAAACTTCGTGAAAGCGGAGAATTAGCGAAGATTAGTGAGAAGTACTTTGGAGAAGACATCACAACAGACCCAGAACAGCAATAATATCACCATGCGTACTTAGTAAAGTAGTGTTTGTCCATTTTAGCTTTTGGCCCAGTAAAATACGAGGAAATTTAGGCCAGTGACAAAAGGATAAATAAGGCAAAAAAGTGTGGTGAAGTTTCACCACACTTTTTTGGTATTTGAGTTCGTTTCAGTATGTATAAATACGAAACGAAAAATGATTTTAAAGCTTACACAGAAAATAATATTACTGTAAAGGAGTGAGTTTCATAATGTACAACTACTAAACGAAAAACGAATATTAAACCTATTCTTTATTATAATTAAATAACGATTTATATCGAACGTTATTTAATTATAATAAACGGAACATTCGTTTTTCACTAAACGAACAGCAATTATGAAATTGATTCAAGTACGAACAAATTGTACATAGTATGTAAAAATTTCGTTTTTTATTAAACGAGCCGTATATGAAATTAATTAACTTGATTTATTTTATTGAGGAGTGTGAGTAATTTGCCAACCTTTGCCCATTTTCTTGAAGTATTTATCGGAAACTATGATATATTCCTCCGAGGAATGATAAAGACATTACATATTACAGCAGTATCTATCTTTTTAGCACTATTTATTGGACTATTTTTTGCTTTCTTAAAAATATCTAAAATCAAAGTTCTAGAATGGATTGCGAATTTTTATATTTTCTTAGTCAGAGGAACACCATTAATTGTCCAAATCTTTATCTTTTATTATGGCCTTGTAAATTTAAATATTTCACAGTTTTGGGCGGTTACTTTAGCACTAGCCTTCCATAACGGAGCTTATATTGCAGAAATCTTCCGAGGTGCCATTCAATCAGTGGATAGAGGACAAACAGAGGCTGGAAGATCCCTTGGAATGTCGCGTACCTTAACAATGAGAAGAATAATCTTACCTCAAGCTATTAAAAGGTCGTTACCACCTTTAGGAAACCAATTCATTATAGGATTAAAAGATTCTTCCTTAGCAGCGTTTATCGGTTTTTACGAACTATTCAATGTGGCGCAAACACGTGGTGCCCAAACGTTTGATTATATGACAAATCTACTTGTAGTAGCAGTTTACTATTTAATTTTAGTCGGTTTATTAT is drawn from Bacillus alkalisoli and contains these coding sequences:
- a CDS encoding amino acid ABC transporter permease, which encodes MPTFAHFLEVFIGNYDIFLRGMIKTLHITAVSIFLALFIGLFFAFLKISKIKVLEWIANFYIFLVRGTPLIVQIFIFYYGLVNLNISQFWAVTLALAFHNGAYIAEIFRGAIQSVDRGQTEAGRSLGMSRTLTMRRIILPQAIKRSLPPLGNQFIIGLKDSSLAAFIGFYELFNVAQTRGAQTFDYMTNLLVVAVYYLILVGLLSIVVSLLEKRYSASDK